One genomic segment of Gemmatimonadales bacterium includes these proteins:
- a CDS encoding acyl-CoA thioesterase produces MPPESRPMSYSRSELTKLIMPHMQNVLGNLFGGELMSMVDQAAAVAAIRHAGGPVVTAVIDRVEFREPIPIGALVTCCGTVDYVGNSSMDITVEVYSEKVSTGERRHTNTAHVIFVAIDADGKPTRVPRLVAETPEEQARYEAARRHRESVKRS; encoded by the coding sequence ATGCCGCCTGAATCGCGCCCGATGTCCTACTCGCGGTCCGAGCTGACGAAGCTCATCATGCCGCACATGCAGAACGTGCTCGGCAACCTCTTTGGCGGCGAACTGATGTCGATGGTCGACCAGGCGGCCGCGGTCGCGGCGATCCGTCATGCCGGCGGGCCGGTCGTGACGGCCGTCATCGACCGCGTCGAGTTTCGCGAGCCGATCCCCATTGGCGCGCTCGTCACCTGTTGCGGGACGGTGGACTACGTCGGCAACAGTTCGATGGACATCACCGTCGAGGTGTACTCCGAGAAGGTCAGCACCGGTGAGCGTCGGCACACCAACACTGCGCACGTGATCTTCGTGGCCATCGACGCCGACGGAAAGCCGACGCGAGTGCCGCGCCTGGTGGCGGAGACCCCCGAGGAACAGGCTCGCTACGAGGCCGCGCGCCGGCATCGGGAGAGCGTGAAACGCTCATGA
- a CDS encoding ATP-binding cassette domain-containing protein, translated as MIELRDVHKRFGQQVILDGVNFSVEEGETVALLGPSGTGKSVLLKHIIGLIHPDSGTILVDDLDVATLGRKELAALRTTIGYVFQNGALFDSMNVFENIRLGITDEKCNQDADYCATRVPECLALVNLAPETAAKFPAELSGGMRKRVGIARAIAGRPKYLLYDEPTSGLDPVNADIIDSLVKHLATALGVTSVMVTHDVRGAFRVSDRVALLSEGKIVLQGTPKEFLASADPRIKAFLERDFEKHSFAA; from the coding sequence ATGATCGAACTTCGCGATGTGCACAAGCGGTTCGGCCAGCAGGTCATCCTCGACGGGGTGAATTTCTCGGTGGAGGAGGGGGAGACCGTGGCGCTCCTGGGTCCGTCAGGCACGGGCAAGAGCGTGCTGCTGAAGCACATCATCGGGCTTATTCATCCCGACAGCGGCACGATTTTGGTCGATGATCTCGACGTGGCGACCCTCGGGCGCAAGGAACTCGCGGCCCTCCGGACCACCATCGGATACGTGTTCCAGAACGGCGCGCTGTTCGACTCGATGAACGTCTTCGAGAACATCCGCCTCGGGATCACCGACGAGAAGTGCAACCAGGACGCGGACTACTGCGCGACGCGGGTGCCGGAGTGCCTGGCCCTCGTGAACCTCGCCCCGGAGACGGCGGCCAAGTTCCCCGCCGAACTCTCCGGCGGGATGCGCAAGCGGGTCGGCATCGCGAGGGCCATCGCCGGCCGGCCCAAATACCTGTTGTACGATGAGCCGACCTCCGGGCTCGACCCGGTGAACGCCGACATCATCGACAGCCTGGTCAAGCATCTCGCCACGGCGCTGGGCGTGACGAGCGTCATGGTGACGCACGATGTCCGCGGCGCCTTCCGGGTCTCTGACCGGGTGGCACTGCTGAGTGAAGGGAAGATCGTCCTTCAGGGCACACCGAAAGAATTCCTGGCGTCCGCGGACCCGCGCATCAAGGCGTTCCTTGAGCGGGACTTCGAAAAACACTCCTTCGCGGCCTGA
- a CDS encoding aminotransferase class V-fold PLP-dependent enzyme produces MHRRDLLRAAALFPAAAWLPRIPSVAEAGAITRPIPRAADDEAYWAEIRRQFLITDGIFMNTGTWGALPLPVLEAIEAHMRAFETVFHQLPFDAHALRGQLAALLGVPPETLAFTRNTTEGMNAVARGLDLAPGDEILTTTQEHIGGRCCWELVAARHKLVLREFEPPVPAPSEDALFEAWTSAVSPRTRVLSISHVFFSTGAIQPVRRLADWARARGIITAVDGAHPPGMLALDVTDLGCDFYASSPHKWLLAPKGSGFLYISPAWIDRLWPLVASGGWNDLALKGDRFDHVGTRNDSLLVGFQASLAFHNAIGTERIERRSRGLATQLDAGLRAQPGVRLVSPSAPEVRSAMVSFQVDGMAGTDVVRQLWKMGPVRVRHVAENNLDYVRLSTHVYNNPDEVDRVVGMVGEIARNQ; encoded by the coding sequence ATGCATCGCCGTGACCTGCTTCGTGCGGCGGCGCTCTTTCCTGCGGCGGCCTGGCTGCCCCGGATCCCGTCCGTCGCCGAGGCGGGTGCCATTACCCGGCCAATCCCCCGCGCCGCGGACGACGAGGCGTACTGGGCCGAGATCCGCCGGCAGTTCCTGATCACCGACGGCATTTTCATGAACACCGGGACGTGGGGCGCCCTTCCGCTCCCGGTGCTCGAGGCCATCGAAGCGCACATGCGCGCGTTCGAGACTGTTTTCCACCAGCTTCCCTTCGATGCGCACGCCCTCCGCGGACAGCTTGCCGCCCTCCTGGGTGTCCCACCGGAGACGCTCGCCTTCACGCGCAATACCACCGAGGGGATGAATGCCGTGGCGCGCGGGCTCGACCTCGCGCCGGGCGATGAAATTCTCACGACGACGCAGGAACACATCGGGGGGCGCTGCTGCTGGGAGCTGGTTGCCGCGCGGCACAAACTCGTGCTGCGCGAGTTCGAGCCTCCGGTGCCGGCGCCGAGCGAGGATGCGCTGTTCGAGGCGTGGACCTCAGCGGTTTCACCCCGCACCCGCGTGCTGAGTATCTCGCATGTCTTCTTCAGCACCGGCGCCATCCAGCCCGTCCGGCGACTCGCCGACTGGGCCCGTGCCCGCGGCATCATCACCGCCGTGGACGGCGCCCATCCCCCGGGCATGCTCGCGCTCGACGTCACGGACCTTGGCTGTGACTTCTACGCCTCCAGTCCCCACAAGTGGCTGCTGGCCCCGAAGGGGTCGGGTTTTCTTTATATCAGCCCGGCGTGGATCGACCGACTCTGGCCGCTGGTGGCGAGCGGCGGCTGGAACGACCTGGCCTTGAAGGGAGATCGTTTCGACCACGTCGGCACCCGCAACGACAGCCTGCTCGTTGGCTTCCAGGCGTCGCTCGCGTTCCACAACGCGATCGGGACCGAGCGCATCGAGCGGCGGAGCCGCGGTCTCGCCACCCAGCTCGACGCGGGGCTCCGCGCCCAGCCCGGGGTGCGCCTCGTGTCGCCCTCGGCGCCAGAGGTCCGTAGCGCGATGGTCTCGTTCCAGGTGGATGGCATGGCGGGAACCGACGTGGTGCGGCAGCTCTGGAAAATGGGCCCCGTCAGGGTCCGCCACGTTGCCGAGAACAACCTCGATTATGTGCGGCTGTCGACCCACGTCTACAACAATCCCGACGAGGTGGACCGGGTGGTGGGGATGGTGGGGGAGATCGCCAGGAACCAGTAG
- a CDS encoding patatin-like phospholipase family protein — translation MTATRITAVFGGGGAKSAAQIGALRALEEANLAPTRYVGTSMGGVIAAGAASGASAAELSQRFRAVKVTQVARPRAFAPLAGLWYRSLLRAEPLHATLHRLVPQQTFAELRHPLTLTTVDADTRELLTLGDGGLDLPLQDALAATTALPVYYPPMEAAGRRLVDGGLRAVLPLDIAAQFDADLVVAVDVGPGFDEPPPTQRVRAPGLLLAHDMGEGALMAQQAQDALARWRMAPGRPRLIHVRPPLPRRATFAAELFLEFERAGYDTTRAALAQEQHHD, via the coding sequence ATGACCGCCACTCGGATCACCGCCGTCTTTGGCGGCGGCGGGGCAAAGTCGGCGGCCCAGATCGGCGCGCTGCGCGCGCTGGAAGAGGCGAACCTGGCCCCGACGCGGTATGTCGGAACCTCCATGGGCGGGGTGATTGCCGCGGGCGCAGCGTCCGGGGCCTCCGCGGCCGAATTGTCCCAGCGCTTTCGTGCGGTGAAGGTGACCCAGGTCGCCCGGCCACGGGCCTTTGCACCACTGGCGGGGCTCTGGTATCGCTCCCTCCTTCGGGCGGAGCCCCTCCATGCAACGCTGCATCGGCTGGTGCCGCAGCAAACCTTCGCGGAGTTGAGGCATCCTCTGACCCTCACCACCGTGGACGCCGACACGCGCGAGCTCCTGACGCTGGGAGACGGCGGCCTGGACCTCCCGTTGCAGGATGCGCTTGCGGCCACGACGGCGCTGCCGGTGTACTATCCCCCCATGGAGGCCGCCGGGCGGCGGCTGGTCGACGGCGGGCTCCGGGCCGTGCTGCCGCTCGACATCGCGGCGCAGTTCGATGCCGACCTCGTCGTGGCGGTGGACGTCGGACCTGGCTTCGATGAACCGCCGCCGACGCAGCGGGTGCGCGCCCCCGGCCTCCTGCTCGCGCACGACATGGGGGAGGGCGCGCTGATGGCGCAGCAGGCGCAGGATGCGCTCGCCCGCTGGCGAATGGCCCCGGGCCGCCCCCGGTTGATTCACGTGAGGCCGCCGCTTCCGCGGCGCGCCACGTTTGCCGCCGAACTCTTCCTGGAGTTTGAGCGTGCGGGCTATGACACGACGCGCGCAGCACTGGCGCAGGAGCAACATCATGACTGA
- a CDS encoding DUF2203 domain-containing protein encodes MTDAPRLFTVDEANRVLPLVRPIVRDLLAVHTEWRHAVEQFELAIAIDPGTPTEAAPVESPVALAARMEAEAHAVRIQELLGELAALGCSFKGFEGGLVDFLSLRDDHPVYLCWKHGEDSVSHWHDIDGGFGGRHPIDSHLFSEMT; translated from the coding sequence ATGACTGACGCACCACGCCTCTTCACGGTGGACGAGGCGAACCGTGTCCTGCCACTGGTCCGGCCGATCGTCCGCGATCTGCTGGCGGTGCACACCGAGTGGCGTCATGCGGTCGAGCAGTTCGAGCTTGCCATCGCGATCGACCCCGGGACGCCGACCGAGGCGGCGCCGGTGGAGTCACCGGTCGCCCTGGCGGCCCGGATGGAGGCCGAGGCACATGCGGTTCGGATCCAGGAACTCCTGGGCGAACTGGCCGCCCTCGGCTGCAGCTTCAAGGGGTTCGAGGGAGGCCTGGTGGACTTCCTTTCGCTCCGCGACGACCACCCGGTGTACCTCTGCTGGAAGCATGGGGAAGACAGCGTCTCCCATTGGCACGACATCGATGGTGGCTTCGGTGGACGCCATCCGATTGACTCTCACCTCTTCTCGGAAATGACCTGA
- a CDS encoding deoxyribodipyrimidine photo-lyase — translation MAPAPPPTDPRLHPGSRTRPVAGDYVLYWIQATMRARHNPALNYAAQAANQLGLPLVVYQGLRPDYPWSSDRFHTFILESAADMAADFAGRGIPYGFYLEPHRRLIGEPRPPSPLETLARHAALVVTDYFPTFIVPRQTRRLRERVDAPVIAVDSCTIVPMSYISRAHPTARGFRTEALAALPHFLHPVGDVEPRITSSFEFPFDSAVPSAGDFDAATRAASCDIDHTVRPSPTIRGGQRAARQRLEEFLATGLRRYAEDRGDPNHPEAVSGLSPYLHFGNISPQEVLLGAREVAPPDQYARFQDELLVWRELAHNFCHHDAKHRTLEAVPAWARKELDDHADDPRPALYSIEEMERGETESALWNAAQRCYVRDGTMPNYLRMLWGKAILHWSPDAGTALRTMEHLNNKYALDGRDPNSYAGFHWILGKFDRPFYRRPVFGTVRYMSLKAAEKKFDVKRWLASEAARETASDLSPSVQPAPRAGGRAPAKASAGRSRRR, via the coding sequence ATGGCCCCGGCTCCCCCCCCGACTGACCCCCGGCTGCATCCCGGTTCCCGCACGCGCCCCGTCGCGGGGGACTACGTCCTCTATTGGATCCAGGCGACCATGCGGGCCAGACACAACCCGGCCCTCAACTACGCGGCCCAGGCCGCCAACCAGCTCGGGCTGCCCCTCGTGGTGTACCAGGGCCTCCGGCCCGACTACCCATGGTCCAGCGACCGGTTCCACACCTTCATTCTCGAGTCCGCGGCCGACATGGCGGCCGACTTCGCCGGGCGGGGGATTCCCTACGGCTTCTACCTTGAGCCCCACCGCCGGCTCATCGGTGAGCCCCGTCCCCCCTCGCCCCTCGAGACGCTGGCCCGGCACGCGGCCCTCGTCGTCACCGACTATTTCCCGACCTTCATCGTCCCGCGCCAGACTCGGCGGCTCCGGGAGCGGGTCGACGCCCCGGTGATCGCCGTGGACTCGTGCACCATCGTCCCGATGTCCTATATCAGCCGGGCACACCCGACCGCGCGGGGGTTCCGCACCGAGGCCCTCGCCGCGCTCCCCCACTTCCTGCACCCCGTGGGCGACGTCGAGCCCCGGATCACGAGCTCCTTCGAGTTTCCCTTCGATTCGGCCGTCCCGTCCGCCGGTGACTTCGACGCCGCGACACGCGCCGCGTCCTGCGACATCGATCACACCGTCCGGCCCTCACCGACCATCCGGGGCGGGCAGCGAGCCGCGCGGCAGCGGCTCGAGGAGTTCCTCGCGACCGGCCTCCGGCGCTACGCCGAGGACCGCGGCGACCCCAACCACCCCGAGGCGGTCAGCGGCCTCTCCCCCTACCTGCACTTCGGCAACATCAGCCCGCAGGAGGTCCTCCTCGGCGCCCGCGAGGTGGCCCCCCCGGACCAGTATGCTCGCTTCCAGGATGAGCTCCTCGTCTGGCGCGAGCTGGCCCACAACTTCTGCCACCACGACGCGAAGCACCGAACCCTGGAGGCGGTGCCAGCCTGGGCCCGCAAGGAGCTGGACGACCACGCCGACGACCCGCGGCCCGCGCTGTATTCGATCGAGGAGATGGAACGGGGTGAGACGGAAAGCGCGCTATGGAATGCAGCGCAGCGGTGCTACGTACGGGACGGCACCATGCCGAACTACCTGCGGATGCTCTGGGGAAAGGCCATCCTCCACTGGAGCCCGGATGCCGGCACCGCGCTCCGGACCATGGAGCACCTCAACAACAAATACGCCCTCGACGGCCGCGACCCGAACAGCTACGCCGGCTTCCACTGGATTCTCGGGAAGTTCGACCGGCCATTCTATCGCCGACCGGTATTCGGGACGGTCCGCTACATGTCACTCAAGGCTGCGGAGAAGAAGTTTGACGTGAAGCGATGGCTGGCCAGCGAGGCGGCCCGGGAGACCGCCAGTGACCTCAGTCCGTCGGTGCAACCAGCACCGCGAGCTGGCGGTCGTGCACCCGCGAAAGCGTCAGCAGGGCGGTCACGGCGCCGATGA
- a CDS encoding ABC transporter permease, translating into MPNAQAAILSLPRAVGRSVIGSLAHVGRFSLMVAELFRAIGEWRIWLPRTMDEARNIGAGSLFIVLLVSGFAGAVTALQTGYQFQGNLPYYVVGTLVVESIVLELGPVLTALVLAGRIGARYAAELGTMRVTEQIDALESLGRSPMSHLIIPRVLAGLVMIPILTVFANAIGVLAGWWSAKQVLPIGNADFTYGAQMFWRPFDAYYSIIKAFFFAGAITLIPCYMGFNAQQGAEGVGKATTTAVVATSVTILLLDTLLAKLLLHP; encoded by the coding sequence ATGCCGAACGCACAAGCCGCCATTCTGAGCCTTCCACGCGCCGTGGGCCGATCCGTCATCGGCTCCCTGGCACACGTCGGACGTTTCAGCCTGATGGTGGCCGAGTTGTTCCGGGCCATCGGGGAATGGCGCATCTGGTTGCCGAGAACGATGGACGAAGCCCGGAACATCGGCGCCGGCAGTCTCTTCATCGTGCTCCTGGTCTCGGGGTTTGCCGGCGCCGTCACGGCCCTCCAGACCGGCTACCAGTTTCAGGGCAACCTGCCGTACTACGTGGTCGGCACCCTGGTGGTCGAATCGATCGTCCTCGAACTCGGACCGGTCCTCACGGCGCTGGTGCTCGCCGGGCGCATCGGCGCGCGATACGCGGCCGAACTCGGCACGATGCGGGTCACCGAGCAGATCGATGCCCTTGAGAGCCTCGGGCGGTCGCCGATGTCTCACCTGATCATCCCGCGCGTACTCGCAGGGCTGGTGATGATCCCGATCCTGACCGTCTTCGCCAATGCCATCGGCGTCCTGGCGGGGTGGTGGTCCGCCAAGCAGGTCCTTCCCATCGGCAACGCCGACTTCACCTACGGCGCCCAGATGTTCTGGCGGCCGTTTGACGCGTACTACTCGATCATCAAGGCGTTCTTCTTCGCCGGGGCCATCACGCTGATCCCCTGCTACATGGGCTTCAACGCGCAGCAGGGGGCCGAGGGGGTCGGGAAGGCCACCACCACCGCGGTCGTCGCCACGTCGGTGACCATCCTCCTCCTCGACACGCTGCTCGCCAAGCTGCTGCTGCACCCATGA
- the rnz gene encoding ribonuclease Z has protein sequence MTLTVTFLGTGAAIPSLDRNVASLALAREGETLLFDCGEGTQRQMMRYGVSFSMRDIFFTHFHADHLLGLTGLVRTLGLQDRTDPLRLYGPRGAKRVLEHALTVGIERNKFPVQIEELAAGDKVSRPEYDVVAVEADHRAPSLAYVLVEHTRLGRFQPERVRELGVPEGPLWGRLHRGETVQLPDGRSVGPTDLVGPPRPGRKVAISGDTRPSTAIAQAARGADLLVHEATFSEEDAEKAEQTGHSTAAAAATLARDAGVRRLVLTHISARYTREAPELVAEAQAIFPESMVARDGLIIDVPFPDAESAA, from the coding sequence ATGACCCTCACCGTGACCTTCCTCGGCACCGGCGCCGCGATTCCTTCCCTGGACCGCAACGTCGCCTCCCTCGCGCTGGCCCGCGAGGGCGAAACGCTGCTGTTTGACTGCGGCGAGGGGACGCAGCGCCAGATGATGCGCTATGGCGTGAGCTTCTCCATGCGGGACATCTTCTTCACCCATTTCCACGCCGATCACCTCCTCGGCCTGACCGGCCTGGTCCGGACCCTCGGGCTGCAGGACCGGACTGATCCGCTGCGTCTTTACGGCCCGCGCGGGGCCAAGCGGGTGCTGGAACACGCCCTGACCGTCGGCATCGAGCGGAACAAGTTCCCGGTCCAGATCGAGGAACTTGCCGCGGGCGACAAGGTCAGCCGGCCGGAGTACGACGTGGTGGCCGTCGAGGCCGATCACCGGGCCCCGTCGCTCGCCTACGTGCTGGTCGAGCACACTCGGCTTGGCCGCTTTCAGCCCGAGCGGGTTCGGGAGCTTGGCGTGCCGGAGGGACCGTTGTGGGGGCGGCTGCACCGGGGGGAGACAGTTCAGCTGCCGGATGGGCGGAGCGTTGGGCCGACGGACCTGGTCGGGCCCCCGCGTCCGGGCCGGAAGGTGGCCATTTCTGGCGACACCCGTCCGAGCACGGCAATCGCCCAGGCGGCGCGCGGTGCGGACCTGCTGGTCCACGAGGCCACCTTCTCGGAAGAGGATGCCGAGAAGGCGGAGCAGACCGGGCACAGCACGGCCGCCGCAGCCGCCACGCTCGCGCGCGACGCAGGTGTCCGGCGCCTGGTGCTCACCCACATCTCGGCGCGCTACACGCGTGAGGCGCCGGAACTGGTGGCCGAGGCACAGGCCATCTTCCCAGAGTCCATGGTCGCCCGCGACGGGCTCATCATCGACGTGCCATTTCCTGACGCCGAGAGCGCAGCCTGA
- the folE gene encoding GTP cyclohydrolase I FolE has translation MSVARLPWSPPVAETRFQSAVRDMLELVGEDPDRDGLLKTPERVERSMRWMTRGYGLDAAEVIGDALFEETHQNMIVVRDIEFYSMCEHHMLPFFGKAHVAYIPDGRIVGLSKVARVVDVFARRLQVQERLTDQIAEALDDALAPRGVGVVLEASHFCMMMRGVEKQGSRTLTSALRGVFREDGSTRDEFLRLVQR, from the coding sequence ATGTCCGTCGCCCGGTTGCCCTGGTCCCCCCCCGTCGCCGAGACCCGATTCCAGTCGGCGGTCCGCGACATGCTCGAACTTGTCGGCGAAGATCCCGACCGCGACGGCCTGCTGAAGACGCCGGAACGGGTCGAGCGCTCGATGCGCTGGATGACCCGCGGGTACGGCCTCGACGCTGCGGAGGTCATCGGCGACGCGCTCTTCGAGGAGACCCACCAGAACATGATCGTGGTCCGGGACATCGAGTTCTATTCGATGTGCGAGCACCACATGCTCCCGTTCTTCGGCAAGGCCCACGTCGCCTACATACCCGATGGCCGGATCGTCGGGCTCTCCAAGGTGGCACGTGTCGTGGACGTCTTTGCCCGACGACTGCAGGTGCAGGAGCGCCTGACCGACCAGATTGCCGAGGCGCTCGACGACGCCCTCGCCCCGCGCGGGGTGGGGGTGGTGCTCGAGGCGTCGCACTTCTGCATGATGATGCGCGGGGTCGAAAAGCAGGGCTCCCGGACACTCACCAGCGCGTTGCGCGGGGTGTTCCGGGAGGATGGCAGCACGCGAGACGAATTCCTGCGGCTGGTGCAGCGCTGA
- a CDS encoding DUF2238 domain-containing protein gives MLVWSGLAPHDRFTWVLEVAPVLVGLPIVLATRRRFPLTPLLYVLLAVHASILMVGGKYTYAEVPIGFWVGEALGLARNHYDRLGHFAQGFVPAILAREILVRTSPLKGSRWLPAVVIAFCLAFSAFYELIEWWTAVATGDSATAFLGTQGDVWDTQWDMFLALIGAVTALLTLSRVHDRQLAVLVAPTD, from the coding sequence GTGCTGGTCTGGTCGGGTCTCGCTCCCCACGACAGGTTCACCTGGGTGCTGGAGGTGGCGCCGGTCCTCGTCGGGCTGCCGATCGTGCTTGCGACCCGCAGGCGATTTCCGCTAACGCCGCTGCTCTATGTCCTTCTCGCCGTTCACGCCTCCATCCTGATGGTCGGCGGGAAGTACACCTATGCGGAGGTCCCCATCGGGTTCTGGGTCGGTGAGGCGCTCGGCCTGGCGCGAAATCACTACGACCGGCTCGGGCACTTCGCCCAGGGGTTCGTGCCGGCGATTCTGGCAAGGGAAATCCTGGTACGGACATCGCCCCTCAAGGGAAGCCGTTGGCTGCCGGCGGTCGTGATCGCCTTCTGCCTTGCCTTCAGCGCGTTCTACGAACTGATCGAGTGGTGGACCGCCGTGGCCACCGGCGATTCCGCCACGGCCTTCCTCGGCACGCAGGGTGATGTGTGGGACACGCAGTGGGACATGTTCCTGGCGCTCATCGGCGCCGTGACCGCCCTGCTGACGCTTTCGCGGGTGCACGACCGCCAGCTCGCGGTGCTGGTTGCACCGACGGACTGA
- a CDS encoding DUF4397 domain-containing protein, with product MKFTNLLALALTVGIAGTACSDDETTAPVVSDSYVRVVHASPDAPNVDVLVDGTVALTNVPYQAFSGYLPVPAGTRNLQVRATGTTTTVINADVPLTAGTYYTVMATGPVASIEPLVLTDDLTNPAAGNVKVQLVHAAPSAPTVDIYVTAPGADISMMAPTLTAVPFRGYSTYLEVPAGTYQVRITPTGTKTVALDTGDLALAAGQIRTGVALDAVGGGAPFGAIVLADKN from the coding sequence ATGAAGTTCACGAACCTGCTCGCCCTGGCGCTGACTGTCGGCATTGCCGGCACTGCCTGCAGCGATGACGAGACGACCGCTCCTGTTGTCTCCGACTCCTACGTCCGCGTCGTGCACGCCTCACCGGACGCGCCCAACGTCGACGTGCTGGTGGATGGCACCGTCGCCCTGACCAACGTGCCGTACCAGGCATTCTCCGGGTACCTGCCGGTGCCCGCCGGCACGCGCAACCTGCAGGTCCGTGCTACCGGGACCACGACCACCGTGATCAACGCGGACGTCCCGCTCACGGCCGGCACCTACTACACCGTAATGGCCACCGGCCCGGTGGCGAGCATTGAGCCGCTCGTCCTGACCGATGACCTGACCAACCCGGCGGCTGGCAATGTGAAGGTCCAGCTGGTGCACGCCGCTCCGAGCGCGCCGACCGTGGACATTTATGTGACGGCTCCTGGCGCGGACATCAGCATGATGGCGCCGACGCTCACGGCGGTGCCGTTCCGCGGGTACTCGACCTACCTCGAGGTCCCGGCTGGTACCTACCAGGTCCGCATCACGCCGACCGGCACCAAGACGGTCGCGCTGGACACCGGCGACCTGGCGCTCGCGGCCGGTCAGATCCGCACCGGCGTGGCGCTCGACGCGGTCGGCGGTGGCGCTCCGTTCGGCGCGATCGTGCTCGCCGACAAGAACTAA
- a CDS encoding MlaD family protein: MDLHYKREALVGSIVLAGAAVFVLGTMWLGGKSFGREDLIPVRFTNIGNVKSSTPVKVSGVQVGKVDRITFEGVGSVRVDLALTQHVPLARDASATIEAVGVLGDVEIVLDPGTDSVPLAPGEVLEGKAAPGMEGMVNELGGQARAVMEGAQLFLNQRMADDLHQTLKAMERLMAVYADTRTGPTAEMTRLMASMQSVSARLDSTLANPALGRTIENMDSATAGLTRLTNQLTATTARMDTLVLNMNAGKGTMGQLATNPALYDQLTATMKSMQALIDSIQAKPGKLTVQVKMF, from the coding sequence ATGGACCTGCACTACAAGCGTGAAGCGCTCGTCGGATCCATCGTCCTTGCCGGCGCGGCGGTCTTCGTGCTCGGGACGATGTGGCTCGGCGGCAAGAGCTTCGGCCGCGAGGACCTGATCCCGGTTCGCTTTACCAACATCGGCAACGTCAAGTCGAGCACTCCGGTCAAGGTCTCCGGCGTCCAGGTCGGCAAGGTGGACCGAATCACGTTCGAGGGAGTCGGCAGCGTGCGCGTCGACCTGGCGCTCACCCAGCATGTGCCCTTGGCGCGGGACGCCTCCGCCACGATCGAGGCGGTCGGGGTGCTGGGAGACGTCGAAATCGTGCTGGATCCGGGGACAGACAGCGTGCCCCTCGCGCCCGGCGAGGTGCTGGAGGGAAAGGCGGCGCCGGGGATGGAGGGCATGGTGAACGAACTGGGTGGGCAGGCCCGGGCCGTGATGGAGGGCGCGCAGCTGTTCCTCAACCAACGGATGGCCGACGACCTGCACCAGACGTTGAAGGCGATGGAGCGGCTCATGGCGGTGTACGCCGACACCCGGACCGGGCCGACCGCCGAGATGACCCGACTGATGGCGTCGATGCAATCGGTCTCGGCGCGCCTCGATTCGACGCTGGCGAATCCGGCCCTGGGCCGCACGATCGAGAACATGGACAGCGCCACCGCCGGGCTGACACGGCTGACCAACCAGCTCACCGCCACCACCGCGCGGATGGACACGCTGGTCCTCAACATGAACGCGGGGAAGGGGACCATGGGACAGCTGGCCACCAACCCCGCGCTTTACGATCAGCTGACCGCCACCATGAAGTCGATGCAGGCGCTGATCGACTCCATTCAGGCCAAGCCCGGCAAGCTCACCGTCCAGGTCAAGATGTTCTAG